One region of Citrus sinensis cultivar Valencia sweet orange chromosome 6, DVS_A1.0, whole genome shotgun sequence genomic DNA includes:
- the LOC112498625 gene encoding uncharacterized protein LOC112498625: MDGTWRFCVDYRALNNITVKDKYPIPVIDELLDELHGHYEFVVMPFGLTNAPSTFQSLMKDLFRPYLRKFVLMFFDDILVYSRTWTEHLQHLRNVLVDYLGHLISLEGVAVEPAKIKVVMDWPIPSSSRGVRGFLGLAGYYRKFIRGFGELAAPLTRLLTKEIFLWTQEASAAFVQLKHALTSPPVLRLPDFTQPFVIESDANNKGIGAILTQQNQPVVFFSEALKGSALALSTYGKEMLAIVKTRWLPKLLGYNYTIQYKRGKENQGADALSCITNFHFFAISLPVADWWSTLQQEVSQDPFYAKLSSSNESQCLKRGGVWIKKGKLLLSPTSTLVPGYTVIMVVVDRLLKYSHFIPLKHPYTALTVAKAFVREILRLHGVPPSIVNDRDRVFLSSFWKSLFQLQGCTFSMSSSYHPQTDGQTEVVNRVLEYYNTATHSSTKVSLFESVYGVPPPSLLSYVPGTSKVQAVGDYVYLKLQPYRQHSMVFRGSLKLAPQFFGPYKILARVGPVAYRLQLPNGSQIHDVFHVSLLKKRVGSVPSSPTLPPTSGDFTILPQPEAILDTRIIRKGKYRPKTEILVKWAGAPKEDATWENQWRFTRQYPDFLLANKSHFRGWTDMCYLRSLLCC, translated from the exons atggatGGCACATGGAGATTTTGTGTTGACTATCGTGCTCTCAATAACATCACAGTAAAAGACAAATATCCTATACCAGTAATTGATGAGTTGCTCGACGAGTTGCATG GCCACTATGAATTCGTGGTAATGCCATTTGGTCTTACAAATGCTCCTTCTACCTTTCAGAGTCTTATGAAAGACTTGTTTCGACCCTATCTTCGAAAGTTTGTCTTAATGTTCTTCGATGACATATTAGTGTATAGTCGAACCTGGACTGAGCATTTACAACATCTTCGCAATGTACTG GTTGACTATTTGGGCCACCTCATTTCCTTAGAAGGTGTCGCAGTTGAGCCCGCAAAAATCAAGGTTGTTATGGACTGGCcgattccttcttcttctcggGGAGTTCGTGGTTTCCTTGGTTTGGCCGGGTATTATAGGAAATTTATTCGTGGGTTTGGAGAACTTGCTGCTCCATTGACACGTTTGTTGACAAAGGAAATATTTCTTTGGACTCAGGAAGCATCCGCTGCTTTTGTACAACTTAAGCATGCCCTTACTTCTCCCCCAGTGCTGCGCCTTCCTGATTTTACACAACCTTTTGTGATTGAAAGTGATGCAAATAACAAGGGAATCGGTGCTATATTGACGCAACAAAACCAACCAGTAGTATTTTTTAGTGAAGCACTTAAAGGGTCAGCTTTGGCATTGTCCACATATGGGAAAGAAATGTTAGCCATTGTTAAG ACACGGTGGCTACCAAAACTTTTGGGTTATAACTACACTATCCAGTACAAGCGGGGTAAAGAGAATCAGGGAGCTGATGCTTTATCCTGCattacaaattttcattttttcgcAATTTCCTTGCCCGTTGCTGATTGGTGGTCTACTCTCCAACAAGAAGTTTCTCAAGATCCTTTTTATGCCAAGTTGTCCAGTTCTAATGAATCTCAGTGCCTTAAAAGAGGAGGTGTTTggataaaaaaaggaaaacttCTATTGAGTCCTACTTCTACTCTAGTTCCT GGCTATACTGTTATCATGGTCGTTGTTGATAGATTGTTAAAATACAGCCACTTTATTCCTTTAAAGCATCCTTATACAGCCTTAACAGTAGCCAAGGCATTTGTACGGGAAATTCTTCGCTTACATGGTGTGCCACCCTCTATTGTCAATGACCGAGACCGTGTTTTTCTTAGTTCTTTTTGGAAGTCCTTATTTCAGTTACAAGGCTGCACTTTCTCAATGAGCTCTAGTTATCATCCACAAACGGATGGACAAACCGAGGTTGTCAATCGAGTTTTGGAATA CTATAATACAGCTACTCACTCATCAACTAAAGTTTCTCTGTTTGAGTCTGTATATGGTGTACCTCCTCCCTCATTGCTATCCTATGTTCCTGGTACTTCTAAAGTTCAGGCAGTGGGTGATTATGTGTACCTTAAGTTGCAACCGTATCGTCAACATTCGATGGTTTTTCGTGGCTCACTTAAGTTGGCACCACAATTCTTTGGACCGTACAAAATTCTTGCTCGTGTAGGGCCTGTTGCTTACCGGCTACAGCTGCCAAATGGGTCTCAAATTCATGACGTGTTCCATGTGAGTCTTTTGAAGAAAAGAGTGGGTTCAGTTCCTTCTTCTCCTACCTTGCCTCCTACAAGCGGCGACTTCACCATTCTTCCACAACCAGAGGCTATCTTGGATACTCGCATTATTCGTAAAGGCAAATATCGTCCCAAAACTGAGATTCTTGTAAAATGGGCTGGTGCACCCAAGGAAGATGCCACCTGGGAGAATCAATGGCGTTTTACTCGGCAGTATCCTGACTTTCTCCTTGCGAACAAGTCGCATTTTAGGGGGTGGACTGATATGTGCTATTTGCGGTCACTACTTTGTTGCTGA